The sequence GGTCCATATCCCAGTACAAATACTGACCAGCAAAAGCTATTCGAAAACCGCAGTGCGATCACTGGCGCCCATTCGGATTATCGCAGCCGGGTGTACGCTACCCAGACGACGACAAGTCCCCCGATGATGATGACGAACTCGATATCGAGGTCGAAGAGGACGAACTCGAGCGGCAGCAGGTCGGCGTTTCGGGTAGCGAACAGACCGAGGACCAGAACCAGCCCGACGAGCAGGGCCGTCGGAACCAACACCTGTCGGCGGGAGAAGCTGACTGCGCCGACAACCGCAAGGCACAACCCAACAAAGCCAGCCAAAAACAGGAACTGCATCAGGAACGCGACGCCCAGACCGCCCCTGCTGACGACATCAAGTTGATAGTACTCTCCCTGGTACTGGATGTAGTAGATGCCCTCGTTGAGCGACGGGGCATCGGAGCCGCCCTCGAACTCTGGTGGTGAGTCACCGTAGATTGAGACCTCATTGTCGGAGTCGGCAAGTGTCTGTGACACCACGTCCTGAGCCTGTGGCGACAGCGACTCGAAGTCGTGGACGACGGGACCCGTGCCGAAGATGCGGTTCTCACAGCCTCTGGCGCTAGTCACAGTCCCCCCGTCATCCCGAGGGCCGCGGTGAGCATCAATACAGTAATACGTGTCATCGACCGCAACGATTGTCGAGCCGTAATCGGGACGGAACTCGGTGGCTGCGTCCAGCTCCTCCGCCGAGACTGCGGCTTCACCGGAGGTATTGTGTGCTGTCCTGACCAGCGCTTGGCCACCATCTGAGAGCTCCTCGTACCGGTAGATATCGCGGTCAGGTTCGGAGATGGAGTACGTGTGCTGAGTCCGGGAGTGGTCATAGATCTGGATGCCAGCGAACAACACGAGACCGATGCCGGCCAGTATTAACAAGAGGGCCGGGACCTGATCGCGGGTAGGACGGGCAGGGACCATAGAGGACGGTTCTATATCGCTTTGTAAGTGCTTTGTCACGCCGGCTACGCAATGACCACCCTCACTCAATCGGCGTAGCCAGTTTTTCCACCCCGGTCGCAGGCTACTTTTTCGGGAGGGTTGCGATGAACTCGTTTGAACCGATGCGGTCGACAGTGTAGCCCTCGGCGTCGAACGATTGTCGCTCCGCGGCCATCTGGTGATAGAGCGGCGTCGGCTCGTGGTCGTTGACTATCGTCAGTGCCTCTCCGCTGTCCAGGTCCTCGAACGCATCGAAGATCTTCGGGTGTCGCTTCGGCGGTGGAATCTCTCGAAGATCGAGTTGTTGTTCTGCCATGCAATCTATCGATCACTAGCTACTGTAGAGAGCCTTTGTGCGAATATATTCAGGGCAGGGCTCCAACAGCGATACCACGGAGCCCGCATTCGGTTACATCGACCACATCACCGATATATTTCGGTGGGCTGTGTTCTCTTCGTCGTTACAGACGACCGCTTTTGCAGTTCAGGCCTGGTGATACCGGTTCAACCACTTCGGTAGCGACCGACGGTAGAGGCCGACACCGACAACGCCGAGGACACCACCAAACCCACCGAGCGCGGCAAGCAAGGTCCCAGACAGCGGCGAGATGGCGAACCCGGCGATAAGGATCGGGACTAGCGGAAGGACCATTGCCGCGCCGAAAACAGCGAACAGGGCTGTGTCGAAGAGGAACTCGTTCGGAGAGAGGCCGGTGAGGTACACAGTAGTACCGAAGATGTAGCAGGCAACGCCGACGAGCAGGACGGCCCCGACGGCTGCCTCAACGACCGGCCCGCCACGCCAGACGAGTGCGAGTCCGTAGAACACGAGTCCGACCAGTGGGCCGAGCAGGAGGAACGCCCGAAACTTCCCCGCGAAAACGGCTTTCACAGAGAGTGGGTGGGCGAAATACAGGCTCACATCGTCGGATTGTGTGAGCCAGTTGTAGGTCGTAAACCCCGAGAGCCCGAGAATAGCACCGAATGAGATCCCAGTGGACGGTGGCACGCCCGTTATCTGTCCGGCGAAATCGACCAGTGCGGCAGTGACGCCGAACAGCACCGCCGCTGAAAAGAGGACTTTCCCGAACCCGCCAGCGCTCCGGTGGATGTCGAGCAGGCTCTTCGTTGCAACTGGGTCACCGAGCCGTCGCCACCAGCGGCGGAAGGCCGGTGTGACCGTTCGAGCGGGACGGGGCGCGGTCGCATCGAAGGTGGCAGCGCTGAGCAGAAAGACGATGAGGATACTGGCAACCGTCGCTCCGGTCCGCACAGGGGTCTGGGCGAGGAACAGACCGTAGGGGGTGTAGGAGACGATATCGACACCACTTGCCAGCGCTGCACCGACGGCGACGAGTGGGGCCGAAAGTAGCGCCAGACCGGGAACGCCGCGGCCAGCGAGACCGAGGGCCGCAATCGTCGTTCCCATCCCGAAGACGAACGTCAGTGCCAGAGTCGTCCACAGAAGGGAGACAGTCTCAGCCACGAGGAGGGGCCCAGCGGCTCCTTGGACTGCAAGCACCGTTCCAAGAGAGATCGGCAGCAGAAACAGCACTGCGTAGTAGACACTGTCCTTGACGATGAACAGTCCCAGCAGCGTGTTCTGCGATAGCGGGAGTGTGCGGGCCGAAAAGACCAGCAGCGTCACATCACCGAGAAGATTCCGGAGCGCATCCCGTCCCACAAAGCCGATAGACCCCGTGTGGAGACCGAAGACGAATACCAGTGCGTGGAGGCCGGCGAACACGGTTTCCGGTTCGGTCCCGGTAACAGAGAGAAGTTTGGCTGCGCCTCCAGCGAGCAGACAGATAAACACCGGAAACAGGGAGAAGTGACTGCCGCGAAAGAGCCGGCTGTGGAGTCGCCACTCCTCCCGGAGCATCTCGACAAACACCCTGCGCGCCCGTCCGTCACTCATGTGTCAGCGGTTTGGGTCCCTGGTCCACTGTCGCGTCGACGTTGTCCAGAAACACGTCGAGGAGCGTCACATCGGCGTCGAGTTCTGTCGGCCGGACATCAGCGACGAGGTCGCCGCCGTACATGATGCCGACCCGCGAACAGAGTTCGGCAGCAACGTCTACGTCGTGTGTTGTGACGACAATTGTGTTGCCGTCGTCCCGGTACGAACGCAGGAAGCGCTTGACCCGCTCCTGAACGATCGGATCGAGATTCGCCAGCGGTTCGTCGATGAATACGACAGCAGGCTCGTGGAAGAACGCGCCGGCGATCATCACTTTCTGCTGTTGGCCCCGCGAAAGGTCCGAGGACAGCGTGTCGAGCTTCTCGGTAAAGCCAAGCCGGTCGGCCCACGACTCGGTCTGCGCTGTCACTTCGTCGTCGGGCATATCCCGGATAGCACCGACGAAGTCGAAGTACTCGCGCGGCGTCATGAAACTCGGCGGTGACTCTTTTTCAGGGAGAATCCCCGCTCGTTCGCGGACCGCTGTTGGCTGCGTTGCCGGGTCGACACCGAGTACCGCTGCCTGTCCACTGTCCGGACTGAGTTGTCCGGTGAGGATCTCCATCGTCGTGGTCTTGCCGGCGCCGTTCGGCCCGAGCAGTCCGAAGAACTCACCATCGTCGATGCTGAGCGAGAGGTCGGCTATCGCGGTTACGTCGCCGTAGGACTTCCGGAGTGATTCGATCTCGATTGCTGTCACGGAGTTCTTTCCACTATCGTGGTTCTGTCCGTATAAGCTGTTATACTAGATGAGAACATCCCAGATGATCTGATAGCGGTTTCGCGGATACGTGCATCTAACTTGACGAATCTGTGCCCTGCAGTATCGGCCTCATCGACGGCGAGACCGCGTTTTTGACCAGCGACGGCGAACGCGATAGCGGATTCGACAGTATCTACTGTACCCTCCCGATGTGGTGGACCGGGCGTCAGGGGTACTCGATGAAGCAGTGACGGCGTCGGCTCCGCTCAGTAACCACATCGATACCGCCAAAAGTTAACTCCGGCCGGCATAGCGGACGCGATATGTATTGAGCGGTATACTTGTCAGAGATGTATCGGCCGAAGTGTCACCTGCTGTCCGTGTTGGTATAACCGTTGTTTGAGTAATCGGTATCTCTTAACACATGACAGGATAGATATGTGACATGGCCCCGCATCGACTCCACCACCTTGCCCTCCTCTGTCTGGTCTGTGCGTCGCTCCTCTGTATCGCCATGCCCGCTGGCGCAGCGCCCCCACCGCGGCCGCTGTGTGACGCCTGCGGTGACACGTTTGAATCGACAGCCGAGTCCCACGGTGTATCGGTCACCGTCACCCACAGCAATGCAACCGTCGCCGTCAACAACAACGGAAGCGCTACGTGGGTCGTCCACAATCGTCTGTCTAATTCAGAGGGGGTTGCACGCCTCCGGGCAAACGAGAGCCTCCGGACTGCTATCGCTGACAGAGCGATGTGGGACACCGAACTCCTGAGCGCGAACGTTTCCGGTGATGGCGTCATAACGCTACGCTACCGCGAGGCCGACTTCGCCGAGCAGTCCGTCGGCAGGACGGTCCGGACTGGCGAGTTTACTGAAGCCTACGGCTATCGAAACCTCGATGGCCTCGGTGCTGACCGGCTTGTCGTCGTGGCTCCCGACGGGATGCGAGTCGGGCAGGGCATTGACGGCGCAACCGTCTCAGACGACGGACAGCGGATGACGCTGACCGAACTCAACGACGGGCGTGTTGTGACGTTCGTTCCCCAGGATACGGCCATTGGGCCGCTGTTGAGTCTACTCGCGGTCGGAACACTTCTCGGTCCCGTGATGGCAGTGAAAGCGATTGCGTACATCACGCTCCCCGCAGCGGTGTTTACTCTCTTGATTGGCGCTGCTGCCGGGGGCGTTGACTGGCTTGATTGGGATTTGAAACAAGTCCGAGACTCCGCAGGCATCGTATTCGCCGGCGTCGGCGCGCTAGCGACTGTCCTGTCGCTTCTTGGAGCAGCGGGCGTTTTGCGGGTAGGTGGCATAGCGGCACCGCTGTTCGGCGGTGGCACTGCGCTGTTCGTGTGTGGAATAGCCCTTTCTCAGCAGCGTGTCCGTGAGCGCACAAGCTATCGGGCGGTCGTTGGCGGCGCAGTAGTCGGCGCGGGCATCGCGCTCGGAGTGACGATAGCGGCGGCGCCGATGGTTGTCAGGGACGGGTTCACCTTCCTAGTGTCAACACTGTTGATTCTTGGACCGGCGTTTGTGCTTCTCCCGGCTGGGTACGCAGTCGGCCACGGAAACCGCCGGCTGGCGTTGAAAACCGCCGCCATCGGGTTCGTGCTGTCGATGCTGCCAGTTCTTCCGATACTGCCTGCACCGGTTGGACTGGGCGTGCTTTTCATCCCCGTGGCCACGGCCAGCGCCGCCGCCGTTGCTATCGTCGGCCTGCCTATCTTCCTTGCCGGCGTCTCGCTCGGCGTTCCCTCGTCTGGCCGTTGACCAGTTCTCTGGCGACAGCCGTAGTGCGAGCACACACTCGGTGTGGGTCTGAACAGCCCGGCGTAGACGTGTCAGTTTATCATAGACAACCACGGTCGCGCCCTGATTTGATTAGCTGTACGTGACTGTGCTACACTATATCATGTACTTTATATGTACTCGAAGATAGCATCGATGTTACCTGATTGTAGTTATGTTGCCGGTAGTACATACGTGCGCAAACCGAAGAGAGATGTATAATGTCACAGACGAATGCCGCCCATAATCTCGACGACGAGATCGCAGAATACCGTGACCCTGTCCACAACGTCGACCCGCTCTTTGTCAATCGCTGGTCGCCCCGTGCGATGACTGGTGACTCTCTCGCTGACGATGACCTCCATTCGTTGTTTGAAGCCGCACGCTGGGCCCCGTCCGCGTTCAATAATCAGCACTGGCGGTTTGTCTACGCTACTCGCGAAGACGACGAGTGGGACTCCTTCCTCGACCTGCTGAACGAGGCCAACCGCTCCTGGGCACGCGATGCTGGCGCGCTCATCGCCGTCTTCTCGAAGGTCACCCTCGACCACAACGGCGAGCCCGCTGTGACGCGCTCTTTTGATACCGGCGCGGCATGGCAGAACCTCGCTCTCGAAGGCGCTCGGCGTGACCTGGCTGTCCATCCGATGGCGGGCTTCGACTGGGACCGGATTCACGACGTCCTTGGCGTCCCCGAAGACGAATTCGATGCCGAGGCGATGGTCGCCGTCGGTGAACGCGCCGACCCCGAAACGTTACCTGACGACCTCAAAGAGCGTGAAGAACCGAGCGGTCGGAAGCCGCTGGACGAAATTGTCTTCAGCGGCCGGTTTGAGTGAGCGCCTAGTTGGATTCTGTACGCCGCTTAGATCGCAGCGACCGATATCTCTCCAGCGCTACCGAGCACGAAAATGGGTTAGCACTCCAGAACAGAATGCCGGAGCAAGTCGTATCGTACGTTTCGATTTTCTGCTATTGAACGGGTGAACTGTGTTCGGGTAGTTTTCGTCTCCGAGTAGCTACCCTTATACCTGTGGCCCCCAGAGTAGGTATATAGGCGGCCACAGCGGTGGGGTTGCCTCCCGTACCCATCTCGAACACGGAAGATAAGCCCACCAGCGTTCCAGGGAGTACTGGAGTGCGCGAGCCTCTGGGAAATCTGGTTCGCCGCCACCATTCATACCTCTTCACAAGTACTGGTGAGCTACGCGACTTCGCTATAGCACTGCATACACTAACATCACGGTTTCGGGGTCACGTCTCGGAATACTCAGTCTATCGAAGTCAGTTTCGCTCGAAGCTGAAACCGCCATCGCCGTCTCCCTGTACGGTCAGAACTGCATTCTCGGATTCTTCTGTTACGGCTGCAGTCACTGAGCCCGTTACGAACTCTCGAAGGCGGCTTTGGGTTGGTTTCCCTATCACAGTGACCGTATAATGCGTAGACTCGTTGATTATTGCTTCCGCAACATCAGGTGCTTCGAGATGCCATGTGTCGAGGGTGACCGACTCCGGGAGACGGGTTCGCGCTGTTTCGAACAGCTTTGATGCTCTTGCCACCGCAGTCTCGTCTTTCGTTTCAGACACGTGGAAGAGGTCAAGGGGTGCGTCTGCGCCCATCGCTAACGCGCCGCCGACAACAACTCCGAGAGCAGAATGTGTGCCTTCGGCAATCGGGACAAGTACCGATGAGATTCCCGAGGCAGGTCGTGAATATGTAACGGAGACAACATCGCACGATGCTTTCTTTCGCATCCGGTCGGCTGCGTTGCCTCGAAGTCCTTCACCAAACAGTTCGGGTGTGTGCTCGTCCAACACAGCCAACTGGACGTGGCGCCGTTGTGCGACCTTGATTGCGGTCTTGAGTGGGCTATCGGTCTCTTCAACAATCAAATGCGCGTCAGCAGTGTGCGTCTCGTCCAGTCGTGCCTGCAGTAGCTTTCGACCGACTGAAGTTGTCTCTGAACTCCGGGTAGCGCCGCCCGTGAGAAAATCAAGAACGAGCAGTTCCCCATCGATACCGTCCGCGATGTTCAGCGCAGTCTCGAACGTGAAATCGTCGTGTGTACTGAAAATCGGGTAGAGAATTCGTTGTGGCGGAGCAGCAGTATCAGAGCGCTCCAGAAACTCCTGCAGACTGGTTTCTGTGTGAGT is a genomic window of Haloarcula sp. H-GB4 containing:
- a CDS encoding nitroreductase family protein, which gives rise to MSQTNAAHNLDDEIAEYRDPVHNVDPLFVNRWSPRAMTGDSLADDDLHSLFEAARWAPSAFNNQHWRFVYATREDDEWDSFLDLLNEANRSWARDAGALIAVFSKVTLDHNGEPAVTRSFDTGAAWQNLALEGARRDLAVHPMAGFDWDRIHDVLGVPEDEFDAEAMVAVGERADPETLPDDLKEREEPSGRKPLDEIVFSGRFE
- a CDS encoding ABC transporter ATP-binding protein; amino-acid sequence: MTAIEIESLRKSYGDVTAIADLSLSIDDGEFFGLLGPNGAGKTTTMEILTGQLSPDSGQAAVLGVDPATQPTAVRERAGILPEKESPPSFMTPREYFDFVGAIRDMPDDEVTAQTESWADRLGFTEKLDTLSSDLSRGQQQKVMIAGAFFHEPAVVFIDEPLANLDPIVQERVKRFLRSYRDDGNTIVVTTHDVDVAAELCSRVGIMYGGDLVADVRPTELDADVTLLDVFLDNVDATVDQGPKPLTHE
- a CDS encoding universal stress protein, yielding MTHTETSLQEFLERSDTAAPPQRILYPIFSTHDDFTFETALNIADGIDGELLVLDFLTGGATRSSETTSVGRKLLQARLDETHTADAHLIVEETDSPLKTAIKVAQRRHVQLAVLDEHTPELFGEGLRGNAADRMRKKASCDVVSVTYSRPASGISSVLVPIAEGTHSALGVVVGGALAMGADAPLDLFHVSETKDETAVARASKLFETARTRLPESVTLDTWHLEAPDVAEAIINESTHYTVTVIGKPTQSRLREFVTGSVTAAVTEESENAVLTVQGDGDGGFSFERN
- a CDS encoding DUF2249 domain-containing protein, with the translated sequence MAEQQLDLREIPPPKRHPKIFDAFEDLDSGEALTIVNDHEPTPLYHQMAAERQSFDAEGYTVDRIGSNEFIATLPKK